In Deltaproteobacteria bacterium, a single window of DNA contains:
- a CDS encoding PEGA domain-containing protein, with translation MVHVLVVSMLLAQAGTPAPAPASTTSTGADNLWLVAPLYPGQEILVGRTEKAIHDLLPQGSVDLVGLAALQTLAQQHKGDLGCALGETVCASPVDQYLRGLGLAKLVLIKGGQEEPNYRFDVTSIDLTTGDQRNASGQGPVLEKALLAALVKVAPLASVLKVTSTPPGLDLYVDNEKIGKTPYEGQILPGERNIKITGQGYQDLVKTITVPARGNVSLDEKVSLLPSTLIIKPLQKAAAIYIDGKAVGAGDVTTPVEPGTHTITAKLEGYQDYEKQVTVPPNGQTTDVPDLSPTTESGIMKRTMYIEVGFAQEMLRKRSGTYKVNAKPMNTVDTSLGPDGAITNPPVGAMNGANTGRGFTIDWGQQREHFGLLLLGVSYLASSSDATRAYPNSKNGAFNDPNLYAVPATYGDSFDLHFVQPQVNFVVWHIMGYVQAGLGVRSLKINTPSYQDDVPELGVHGVKHTDGYLDVAPYGEVKVGLRGYLIEGAYISADYHLKYVEAVNGPNGFESLSPTDGFTAGFGYAF, from the coding sequence ATGGTCCACGTCCTCGTCGTCTCGATGCTGCTCGCGCAGGCCGGTACGCCCGCGCCCGCGCCCGCATCGACGACCTCCACCGGCGCCGACAACCTCTGGCTGGTGGCCCCGCTGTACCCCGGCCAGGAGATCCTCGTCGGCCGCACCGAGAAGGCCATCCACGACCTGTTGCCGCAAGGCTCGGTCGACCTGGTGGGCCTCGCCGCGCTGCAGACGCTGGCCCAGCAGCACAAGGGCGACCTCGGCTGCGCCCTCGGCGAGACGGTCTGCGCCAGCCCGGTGGACCAGTACCTGCGCGGCCTCGGCCTCGCCAAGCTGGTGCTCATCAAGGGCGGCCAGGAAGAGCCCAACTACCGCTTCGACGTCACCAGCATCGACCTCACCACCGGCGACCAGCGCAACGCCTCCGGCCAGGGCCCGGTGCTGGAGAAGGCGCTCCTCGCCGCGCTGGTGAAGGTCGCGCCGCTCGCGTCGGTGCTGAAGGTCACGTCGACGCCGCCGGGCCTCGACCTGTACGTGGACAACGAGAAGATCGGCAAGACGCCCTACGAGGGCCAGATCCTCCCCGGCGAGCGCAACATCAAGATCACCGGCCAAGGCTATCAGGACCTGGTGAAGACCATCACCGTGCCCGCGCGCGGCAACGTGAGCCTCGACGAGAAGGTCTCGCTCCTGCCCAGCACGCTCATCATCAAGCCCCTGCAGAAAGCCGCCGCCATCTACATCGACGGCAAGGCGGTGGGCGCGGGCGATGTCACCACGCCCGTCGAGCCGGGCACGCACACCATCACCGCCAAGCTCGAGGGCTACCAGGACTACGAGAAGCAGGTCACCGTACCGCCCAACGGCCAGACCACCGACGTGCCCGATCTCTCGCCCACCACCGAGAGCGGGATCATGAAGCGCACCATGTACATCGAGGTCGGCTTCGCGCAGGAGATGCTCCGCAAGCGCTCGGGCACGTACAAGGTGAACGCCAAGCCGATGAACACCGTGGACACCTCGCTCGGTCCCGACGGCGCCATCACCAACCCGCCGGTGGGCGCGATGAACGGCGCCAACACCGGCCGCGGCTTCACCATCGACTGGGGCCAGCAGCGCGAGCACTTCGGCCTCTTGTTGCTGGGCGTCAGCTACCTGGCCAGCTCCAGCGACGCCACCCGCGCCTACCCGAACTCCAAGAACGGCGCCTTCAACGACCCCAACCTCTATGCCGTACCCGCGACCTACGGCGACTCGTTCGACCTGCACTTCGTGCAGCCGCAGGTGAACTTCGTGGTGTGGCACATCATGGGCTACGTGCAGGCCGGCCTGGGGGTGCGCTCGCTGAAGATCAACACCCCGAGCTACCAGGACGACGTGCCCGAGCTGGGCGTCCACGGCGTCAAGCACACCGACGGCTATCTCGACGTGGCCCCGTACGGCGAAGTGAAGGTGGGCCTCCGCGGCTACCTCATCGAGGGCGCGTACATCTCGGCCGACTACCACTTGAAGTACGTGGAGGCGGTGAACGGCCCCAACGGCTTCGAGAGCCTCTCTCCGACTGACGGCTTCACGGCCGGCTTCGGCTACGCGTTCTAG
- a CDS encoding trypsin-like peptidase domain-containing protein, protein MGRAMGLAAALCLAVGTAAARTPPSKQASDDRPWTERALLPPSRATGPDVAGLVRATSRCVVSITTHEPSRPDADDGGEAAPAVAGALRPPQLEKGVGSGFIVREDGLVLTNAHVVQGARAIHVTVADQGVPQKLPAELVGMDAAADVALLRVRAGRKLPVLPLGESDAIQVGQWVVAQGSPFGLAHTVSVGVVSYVGRSDVTPEGFSGFRDYLQTDAAINPGSSGGPLCDLRGRVVGIVDAVNPTGQGIAFAMPIDMAKRVLPSLLASGGVRPSWLGLKVEDLSADLARAFHVRGADGVVVSELEAEGPAAKAGLRPGDVVVRFDGHPVRHAQHLRWLVEAAPVDRPVKIWLLRKGRLVSLPVKPTPAPAPLVEAQELAALGAQVAQLDVPTARSVGLALPNGARVMTVRDDGPARAAGIREGDVVTRAGGLEVAEPDDLARALMAAGEQPMPLTIRRGSHVLHLQLHAR, encoded by the coding sequence ATGGGGCGGGCGATGGGGCTCGCCGCGGCGTTGTGCCTGGCAGTGGGCACGGCCGCGGCGCGAACGCCCCCGAGCAAGCAAGCGAGCGATGACCGGCCCTGGACCGAGCGGGCCCTGCTCCCGCCCTCGCGCGCGACGGGACCCGACGTCGCAGGGCTCGTCCGCGCCACCAGCCGCTGCGTGGTGAGCATCACCACCCACGAGCCGAGCCGCCCCGATGCCGACGACGGCGGCGAAGCGGCGCCCGCGGTGGCCGGCGCGCTGCGTCCACCGCAGCTCGAGAAGGGCGTGGGCTCGGGCTTCATCGTCCGCGAGGACGGCCTGGTGCTCACCAACGCGCACGTGGTGCAGGGCGCGCGCGCCATCCACGTGACCGTCGCCGACCAGGGCGTGCCCCAGAAGCTCCCCGCAGAGCTGGTGGGCATGGACGCCGCCGCCGACGTGGCCCTCCTCCGCGTGCGCGCGGGCCGCAAGCTGCCCGTGCTCCCTCTCGGAGAGAGCGACGCCATCCAGGTCGGCCAGTGGGTGGTCGCGCAGGGCAGCCCGTTCGGGCTGGCGCACACGGTGAGCGTGGGCGTGGTGTCGTACGTGGGCCGCAGCGACGTCACCCCCGAAGGCTTCTCCGGCTTCCGCGACTACCTGCAGACCGACGCCGCCATCAACCCCGGCAGCTCCGGCGGGCCGCTCTGCGATCTGCGCGGCCGGGTGGTGGGCATCGTGGACGCCGTGAATCCCACGGGACAAGGCATCGCCTTCGCCATGCCCATCGACATGGCCAAGCGGGTGCTGCCCTCGCTGCTGGCGTCGGGCGGCGTGCGGCCGAGCTGGTTGGGCCTCAAGGTCGAGGACCTGAGCGCCGACCTCGCCCGCGCCTTCCACGTGCGCGGCGCAGACGGCGTGGTGGTCTCCGAGCTCGAGGCGGAGGGGCCCGCTGCCAAGGCGGGGCTGCGTCCGGGAGACGTGGTCGTCCGCTTCGACGGGCACCCGGTGCGCCACGCCCAGCACCTGCGCTGGCTGGTGGAGGCCGCGCCGGTGGACCGGCCGGTGAAGATCTGGCTGCTGCGAAAAGGAAGGCTGGTTTCACTGCCCGTGAAACCCACGCCTGCGCCGGCCCCGCTCGTCGAGGCGCAGGAGCTGGCGGCGCTGGGGGCGCAGGTGGCGCAGCTCGATGTGCCCACCGCGCGCTCCGTCGGACTCGCATTGCCCAACGGCGCGCGGGTGATGACGGTGCGCGACGACGGTCCGGCGCGCGCGGCGGGCATCCGCGAAGGCGACGTGGTGACCCGCGCGGGTGGGCTCGAGGTGGCCGAGCCGGACGATCTCGCGCGGGCGCTGATGGCCGCGGGCGAGCAGCCGATGCCGCTCACGATCCGCCGAGGCTCGCACGTGCTGCACCTGCAGCTCCACGCGCGCTGA